The Caldanaerobius fijiensis DSM 17918 DNA segment GTGCTGATATTCCAGAGGCGTATAATATCAGGTCTAACCGCAGGGGCTGTAAAAGGGTGATAAAAGCAATAAAAAGAACGGGGAATGAAATCTCAATTTTCCCGTTCTTTTTATTAATTTATGTATTTTAATGGGTTCTGAGGTACCCCATTTTTTCTCACTTCAAAATGCAGATGTGGCCCTGTCACACGACCTGTGGTACCTACCTTTCCAATGACGTCCCCTTTAGCTACCTTTTGCCCCACCTTAACCAGTATGGAACTTAAGTGCCCGTAATAAGTCACAAAGCCATTCCCATGATCGATTTTTATAAGTTTGCCATAACCAGATTCCCAACCTGCAAATACTACTCTACCGCCATCTGAAGCCTCTACCGGAGAACCATAAGTAGCCGCTATATCAACACCTGTATGCATCCTCCCCCATCTCATGCCAAAGCGAGAGGATATACCGCCTCTGGAAGGGTACAAAAACGTGCCCGTAGCCACCATGCGATTGGTACCTTTCACAATAATTTTTGTCACAGGATTCTTTATTATCGTTTCATTAATAATTTTTTCGGCGACTTTTACGCCATTTTCCATTACTGCCACTACCTCGACTATTTTTTTGCCATTTTCCCCGTTCTGTTTGATCGCCACAGAACCATAAGGCGCGTTAGAATCATAAGTAACTTTTACATCATGGGGTATTTCCCTTTCCTCCTTTAAGGTCTGAGTCGTCACCACCGTAATATACTTTTTTTCCTGCCCCAATTTTAAAGTGTCTCCTGGCTTCAGGTTTTCGGTAATCCCCGGGTTATACTTCTTTATAGTATCCACATATGTATCAAAATTCCTGGCTATGGACCACAGCGAGTCTCCTTCTTTTACTGTGTACACCTCTACAGCCTCTTTAACACCGTTTTTCAGAAGATCCAATACCTCATCTTTGCTGACAATTTCAGATAGATCCACATACCTTGTCTTAAAAGATACCTTTTCCTTTATGTAGTAACCGCTGATCTTACCTTCTGATTTTTTTATAGCATAAGGCTTTAAGAGGTCTACAAATACATCTCTGGCAACCTGGGCGTTTTTAACAATACCTATGCTCTTGCCATCAACATATATTTCAACACCTTTAATCTTATAACCCAGAGATTTTAGCAAATTTTTCTTCAGCTCATTATAATCTGTAACTTTTCTGCTCAATAATCTCTTATAACCTATATCGCCCTCAAACGCCACATCAATGCCGTATTCTTTTTTTAACTGGTTTTTTACATCGTTAAATACCCTGTCAACCGTATTCTTGTCTTTAACCACCGCTATAAGCTTACCATTGGCATAAACACCGTAGGCAAACGATGTACTCATAAAGTATATGCCTGCAATCAAAGCTACCGCTAAACTCGTCAGAAAAAAATAAAACCTCTTTTGATAATCCATTCTGTCAGCTCCTTACATATTGACTTAGTACAGGATAAGCCTCAGAATACTACATTAATTATATCAATCAATTGTCGTAAGTGCAAGCACATCTGCTTTTTTGCGATTTATAATCATGATTCCCTGCGAGGTCAAAATATATGCCTTTTTACTTTTTTATGCTATAATATTGTGTGAGGTGTTATATATGCTGACGTTTAGATTTCAGGATCCTGATGGCTACGGCATAACTCCCGTTGATAATCTCTTCATTGATTATTATATGGTACACGCTCCCGGCGATTTCGTAAAAGTATACCTTTTAGCGTTAAAGTATTGCTACACCGGGCAAAACAAAATCTCCAACGCTATGCTGGCCAGCAAGTTAGATCTTCTAGAAAGCGATGTCGTTAAGGCCTGGGAATATTGGTCTGACAACGGCCTGGTCAATATCATAAAATTACCTTCTGACAAAGAAGATAACACTATAATAGAGTTTATCGACCCGAAATATGCAGTAAAGTTAAAGCCGGGAACAGATAAGCTCATCAGCGGGATGGATAAACCGGAAATTAAACAGGTCTTTGAGACCATCGAGAAAATTGTCGGCAGGCCTCTTTCACCAAAGGAAATGGAGATGTACCTGGACTGGATAGATGAATATTCTATGTCCCCTGAAGTAATTATTATGTTGGTACAATACTGCATATCTAAGAACGTGCATTCGCTAAAATATATGGAGGCAGTGGCCCAAAGCTGGCATGACAATGGCATCAGGACTCTTGATGATGTAGAAGCCTACCTTAAAAAAGAAGAGCAGACATACATAAATTACAAAAAGATATTGCGATTCTTAGGATTAGACGACAGTGAAATCATGGAAGTTCATAAAGAATACATGTCAAAATGGCTCAATGAAATGGGATTTGACCTGGATGTAATACTGGAAGCCTGCAAGGCATGTACGCTTAATATAAATAAGCCTAATTTCAGTTATATCGACAAGGTGTTAACCTCATGGGCACGAGAAGGCATTAAAACCATAGAAGACTACAAAAAGCGAGCACCGCAACTATTAAAACCGGATAAAAGCAATAATACCAGAAGTGCCGAATTTCAAGTTCCTAAGAATTATTTTAATAGCTACAAAGACCAGCGTAAGTACAATGTAGCCGAATTAGAAAAAAAATTGTTAGCCAGGAGCAGGAGTGAAGAGCCTTGAACAGAGAAATAGCCTTGCAGATAATGCGTGAATACGAAAAAAAGCAGGACGATATAGCCCGCGATATAAAGAGAAAAACTCAGGAGGTATATTCAAAAATCCCTTTGATCGAAAAAATTGATAGGGAACTTTCAAGGTCTTCGCTGTATTTTATAAAAAGCGCTTTCCATAACCCTGAGAGATCAAAAGAATACGTCATTGAGCTGAAAAAGAAAATAAACCAGCTCAAACAAAAAAAGATTCAGCTGCTTATAGCCAATGGATTCCCCGCTGACTATCTCCAACCTAAATATCAGTGCAGCGATTGTCGCGACACTGGCTTTATTCAAGGGAAAAAGTGCCATTGTTATAAGCGCCGATTGGTCGAAATTTGCTATGAAAAATCCAACTTAAAAGATGTCCTAAAAACCCATAATTTTGAAAACTTTAAGCTGGATTATTACTCAGATACTGTTGACCCAGAACATGGTATATCGCCGCGACAAAACATGGAAGATATATTACAAAAGGTTCACAGATACATAGAAAATTTCGACAAAAGTGATGACTACAACTTTCTCTTTTACGGCAAATCGGGACTTGGCAAGACATTTTTATCATACTGCATCGCAAAAGAACTTCTGGACAGAGGATACGTGGTGCTGTATCTGACAGCCACTGATTTATTTGACATTTTAAGGACATATAAAATAAACGACGATGACTATACTGATGAACGCATACAGTTGATATTTGACAGCGACCTTCTCATACTGGACGATCTGGGCACAGAGCCCTTTACAGGCTTCAACATGCAAGAACTATTTAACGTCATAAACAAAAGACAGCTCCAGGGCAAAAAGATGATCGTGTCTACAAATCTAACGCTGGACGAAATCGTGTCTTTTTACCCTGAAAGGATTTACTCAAGGCTTCTTGGAAACTTCAAACAATTTTATTTCTTTGGAGAGGACATAAGGCTGAAAAAAAGAGACATTTAAATCCCCTCTAATACAGCCATTCCTGAAAAAATCCACCCAGATCTTTTCCATATACCTTTGTAGCCACGTCAATAAGATCTTGTGTCGTGGCATTTTTATATCTATACTCACTATAATATTCTCTCAATATTTGATTAAAGATATTATCACCTACCAGTTTCCTCAAGCGGCTATACATTACAGCCCCTTTATTGTATGTAAGGTTGATGTAATCCTCCCACCTTTCGAATTGCGGCAGGGATCTTAAAGTGCACGTGTTTTTGGCAGACGCTATAAACTCCTCAAAAGGCCTCTCTATAGCTTTTGAAAATACGTTATCAGCGATGGATTTCCCATAATATCTTTCTAAATATAAAATGGTACTGTACTCAGTAAGGCCCTCATCAAGCCACGCCTCATTGACCTCATCATTCCCCACAATACCGTACCACCACTGATGAGCCGTTTCATGGGCGATTACGTATTCCATATCAAATATATTAGATCTGGTATACAAGTCACCATCAATCATGACCAGATTGGGGTACTCCATACCCCCTACATAAAAATCTGCCTGAACCACCGAATACTGCTTGTATGGATATGGCCCTATATACTCACTAAAAAACTTTAGCGCATCTCTGGCATATTTCAATGCCCTTCTGCCAAAATCATCTTGAGAAAAATAATAGCTCTTAACTGTGATGCCATCTACTTTTTCTGAAACCACCTTGAACTTATTGCTTATGATCATGGCAAAATCCCTCACGTTTTCTGCTACAATAGACCAGCTTTTTATATCCCCATCAATTGATATGCTCTTTATATCACCCGTAGAAGCTACAACATAACCAGCAGGAGCTCTAAGCAATACTCTGTAATTTGCTACATCGCTGTAAAAAGGATCTCCTAAAATGTAATAAGGGTCTTTATGCCACCCTTTATCATCGTAAACACAGGCTATGGGGTACCAGTTAGTAATATTATAGGTATACCTGCCGTATCCAAAGCGCCCTACCGATGGCGGAAGCTTTATTACATAAGAGATGTATATAGGTATGGATTTCCCACTTTTCAATGGCCTTAAAAGGCTTAATTTTAAAATCGTATTATCCTTGCCTTCCACTTTAAAAGGAACATTTTTACCGCTAATTCTTACCGATTTTATTTGTATCCATCCTGGGGCAAACCCCTCTGGATACGCCTTATAAAACTCATCAGGTAAAAAAGGTGCCGTTTTTTCACTGCTAAAAGCATTAGGATATATATGAAAAAATAACTCTCCAAAAGTAACATCTGATTTATTTACATAAAAAGTTTTTTGAACCGCTGTTATAGTCTTATTAACTGGATCAAAGATAGCCGTTATCTCGTATGTATTGTTGCGAGATATAGTGAAACTATGATAAACTAAAAACGATGAGGCGATGATCAAAATGACAGCTATAGCGATAAACTTTCGATTTTTCAACATCAAACCCACTCCCATAGCATGATCATTATTATAATTATTGCAGCAAACAGCAAAATAGAACAAAAAAATTTTTTATAAAATCCTTGACATACATGACCTAAATAAGTATAATATATAACTGTGAGCTGACCCATTAGCTCAGGAGGTAGAGCACTTGCCTTTTAAGCAAGGTGTCCCGCGTTCGAGTCGCGGATGGGTCACCATTTTTTATGGCCCGGTAGTTCAGCTGGTTAGAACGCTAGCCTGTCACGCTAGAGGTCGAGGGTTCAAGTCCCTTCCGGGTCGTCAGAAAAACATGCAGGAAAAGAGATATATAAATAAGGCCTCTCCCTACTGTGAGAGGCCTTATCTTATTTTATTCTTAACATATTACAAAATTATTATGCCTTCTCAAAATATGCAGCCACATCTTTTAAGAGTTCAATGATAGGTAAATGTTGCGGACATGTGCTCTCGCAATTGCCACACTCAACGCAACTGCTGGCTTTTGCTTCTCCCAACCAATTATACTCCCTCTTGCTATCTTCATAGGAGTTGTACATGTGAGCCTCATTGTATACCGAGAAGTTGCGTGGAATGTTGACGCCATTGGGACAGGGCATACAATAATTGCACCCTGTACACGCCACAGGTGAAAGCTCCTTGTACTTATTGCGCACCTTCTCTATGAGCTGTAATTCCTCTGCTGTAAGAGAGTTTACTCCAGAGCGGCTGGCACTCTCTATATTCTCTTT contains these protein-coding regions:
- a CDS encoding DnaD domain protein — protein: MLTFRFQDPDGYGITPVDNLFIDYYMVHAPGDFVKVYLLALKYCYTGQNKISNAMLASKLDLLESDVVKAWEYWSDNGLVNIIKLPSDKEDNTIIEFIDPKYAVKLKPGTDKLISGMDKPEIKQVFETIEKIVGRPLSPKEMEMYLDWIDEYSMSPEVIIMLVQYCISKNVHSLKYMEAVAQSWHDNGIRTLDDVEAYLKKEEQTYINYKKILRFLGLDDSEIMEVHKEYMSKWLNEMGFDLDVILEACKACTLNINKPNFSYIDKVLTSWAREGIKTIEDYKKRAPQLLKPDKSNNTRSAEFQVPKNYFNSYKDQRKYNVAELEKKLLARSRSEEP
- a CDS encoding ATP-binding protein, which gives rise to MNREIALQIMREYEKKQDDIARDIKRKTQEVYSKIPLIEKIDRELSRSSLYFIKSAFHNPERSKEYVIELKKKINQLKQKKIQLLIANGFPADYLQPKYQCSDCRDTGFIQGKKCHCYKRRLVEICYEKSNLKDVLKTHNFENFKLDYYSDTVDPEHGISPRQNMEDILQKVHRYIENFDKSDDYNFLFYGKSGLGKTFLSYCIAKELLDRGYVVLYLTATDLFDILRTYKINDDDYTDERIQLIFDSDLLILDDLGTEPFTGFNMQELFNVINKRQLQGKKMIVSTNLTLDEIVSFYPERIYSRLLGNFKQFYFFGEDIRLKKRDI
- a CDS encoding peptidoglycan DD-metalloendopeptidase family protein, which encodes MDYQKRFYFFLTSLAVALIAGIYFMSTSFAYGVYANGKLIAVVKDKNTVDRVFNDVKNQLKKEYGIDVAFEGDIGYKRLLSRKVTDYNELKKNLLKSLGYKIKGVEIYVDGKSIGIVKNAQVARDVFVDLLKPYAIKKSEGKISGYYIKEKVSFKTRYVDLSEIVSKDEVLDLLKNGVKEAVEVYTVKEGDSLWSIARNFDTYVDTIKKYNPGITENLKPGDTLKLGQEKKYITVVTTQTLKEEREIPHDVKVTYDSNAPYGSVAIKQNGENGKKIVEVVAVMENGVKVAEKIINETIIKNPVTKIIVKGTNRMVATGTFLYPSRGGISSRFGMRWGRMHTGVDIAATYGSPVEASDGGRVVFAGWESGYGKLIKIDHGNGFVTYYGHLSSILVKVGQKVAKGDVIGKVGTTGRVTGPHLHFEVRKNGVPQNPLKYIN
- a CDS encoding M1 family metallopeptidase; amino-acid sequence: MLKNRKFIAIAVILIIASSFLVYHSFTISRNNTYEITAIFDPVNKTITAVQKTFYVNKSDVTFGELFFHIYPNAFSSEKTAPFLPDEFYKAYPEGFAPGWIQIKSVRISGKNVPFKVEGKDNTILKLSLLRPLKSGKSIPIYISYVIKLPPSVGRFGYGRYTYNITNWYPIACVYDDKGWHKDPYYILGDPFYSDVANYRVLLRAPAGYVVASTGDIKSISIDGDIKSWSIVAENVRDFAMIISNKFKVVSEKVDGITVKSYYFSQDDFGRRALKYARDALKFFSEYIGPYPYKQYSVVQADFYVGGMEYPNLVMIDGDLYTRSNIFDMEYVIAHETAHQWWYGIVGNDEVNEAWLDEGLTEYSTILYLERYYGKSIADNVFSKAIERPFEEFIASAKNTCTLRSLPQFERWEDYINLTYNKGAVMYSRLRKLVGDNIFNQILREYYSEYRYKNATTQDLIDVATKVYGKDLGGFFQEWLY